CGAGGGCGGTCCCCGCGAGATCCTCAAGGGCGTCGACCTGACGGTCAAGCAGGGCGAGACCCACGCGATCATGGGTCCGAACGGCTCCGGCAAGTCCACCCTGGCCTACTCGCTGGCCGGCCACCCCAAGTACACCGTCACCGGCGGCCAGGTGCTGCTGGACGGCGAGGACGTGCTGGAGATGTCCGTCGACGAGCGCGCCCGGGCCGGCCTCTTCCTGGCCATGCAGTACCCGGTCGAGGTCCCCGGCGTCTCGGTCTCCAACTTCCTGCGCACCGCCGCCACCGCCGTCCGCGGCGAGGCCCCCAAGCTGCGGCTGTGGGTCAAGGAGGTCAAGGAGGCGATGGCCGGCCTGCAGATGGACCCGGCGTTCGCCGAGCGCAACGTCAACGAGGGCTTCTCCGGCGGCGAGAAGAAGCGCCACGAGATCCTCCAGCTGGAGCTGCTCAAGCCGAAGATCGCCATCCTCGACGAGACCGACTCCGGCCTCGACGTCGACGCGCTGCGGGTCGTCTCCGAGGGCATCAACCGGGTCCGCTCGAC
This is a stretch of genomic DNA from Kitasatospora fiedleri. It encodes these proteins:
- the sufC gene encoding Fe-S cluster assembly ATPase SufC encodes the protein MATLEIRDLHVTVEAEGGPREILKGVDLTVKQGETHAIMGPNGSGKSTLAYSLAGHPKYTVTGGQVLLDGEDVLEMSVDERARAGLFLAMQYPVEVPGVSVSNFLRTAATAVRGEAPKLRLWVKEVKEAMAGLQMDPAFAERNVNEGFSGGEKKRHEILQLELLKPKIAILDETDSGLDVDALRVVSEGINRVRSTGEVGTLLVTHYTRILRYIKPDHVHVFAGGRIVESGGAELADKLEEEGYESYVKGGASE